In Halorhabdus tiamatea SARL4B, a genomic segment contains:
- a CDS encoding replication factor C small subunit — translation MSEAESTRAGRQEVWIEKYRPQTLEDIAGHEAIVERLGSYVSRNDLSHMLFAGPAGVGKTTAATAIARELYGEDWEENFLELNASDERGIDVVRDRVKSFARTSFGGYDYRIIFLDEADALCVPPGTEVVTGYPSKPEVKNIEDVAEDGEPIPSVDFETSEVQSDKGHRVDSGIADFFELELADGRTIQASLSHPFFVVDEGGKLVEKELQELEPGDEIADFKDDIGVSRCESCGDWTAGRFCSVSCKDERHSREMQGEGNPMYGTEWSAERREKIVEKLSDGRLEGEDNPNYGDDFHGVSVWEMDEESIERFCDNLSEKRSGTSWDEWVVEADPETVKADISRSMSEWWDDLDEDEKQKLIEKATENCEYPVCDITGDNNPMRDPEVAQKVSEALKGHEPTGGNIRHSDELGHLVRSDWEYEVAKALQDAGVEYEYEPEFELSESVFHPDFLIGDTVVEVKGVAKLWGQTEKVKEFLETYGEEYTFVVVGDGELPHHEHYERDEFEPALVTDGGLESVETVTIQNIEYSHRGKAYNISMEGTPNFMLANGILTHNTSDAQSALRRTMEQFSNNVRFILSCNYSSQIIDPIQSRCAVFRFSPLADEAVEAQVRQIAGEEAIDVTDDGIEALVYVAGGDMRKAINGLQAASMSGDTVDEEAVFEITSTARPEDIHEMVDFALDGDFTAARSRLDTLLTEEGIAGGDIIDQLHRTVWEFDLSDAAAVRVLDRVGEADYRITEGASERIQLEALLASLALDGRE, via the coding sequence ATGAGCGAGGCCGAGTCAACCCGGGCGGGTCGACAGGAGGTCTGGATCGAGAAGTACCGCCCCCAAACCCTCGAAGACATCGCGGGCCACGAGGCCATCGTCGAACGACTGGGCAGCTACGTCTCACGCAACGACCTCAGCCACATGCTGTTCGCCGGGCCGGCCGGCGTCGGCAAGACGACCGCCGCCACCGCCATCGCGCGGGAACTCTACGGCGAGGACTGGGAGGAGAACTTCCTCGAACTCAACGCGAGTGACGAACGCGGGATAGACGTCGTCCGCGACCGCGTCAAGAGCTTCGCGCGCACTTCTTTTGGCGGCTACGATTACCGAATTATATTCCTCGACGAGGCCGACGCACTGTGCGTGCCGCCTGGAACCGAGGTTGTAACGGGGTATCCGTCGAAGCCAGAGGTGAAAAACATCGAAGACGTAGCAGAAGACGGAGAACCGATTCCATCCGTCGATTTCGAGACCAGCGAGGTCCAATCCGACAAGGGACACCGTGTCGACTCCGGCATCGCGGATTTCTTTGAACTCGAACTTGCGGATGGACGGACCATCCAGGCGAGCCTCTCGCATCCGTTTTTCGTGGTCGATGAAGGTGGGAAACTCGTCGAGAAAGAGCTACAGGAACTGGAGCCGGGTGACGAGATAGCTGATTTCAAAGACGACATCGGCGTTTCGCGGTGTGAATCCTGTGGTGACTGGACCGCGGGACGGTTCTGTTCGGTTTCCTGCAAGGACGAGAGACACAGTCGTGAGATGCAGGGTGAGGGCAATCCCATGTATGGGACGGAGTGGTCCGCGGAACGACGCGAGAAAATCGTTGAGAAGCTCTCCGACGGGAGACTTGAAGGTGAAGACAACCCGAACTACGGCGATGATTTCCACGGCGTTTCTGTCTGGGAAATGGACGAAGAAAGCATCGAACGCTTCTGTGACAATCTTAGCGAGAAACGGTCAGGAACGTCCTGGGACGAATGGGTTGTCGAGGCCGATCCCGAGACGGTAAAAGCGGACATCAGCCGGTCGATGTCCGAGTGGTGGGACGATCTGGATGAGGATGAGAAACAAAAACTGATCGAGAAAGCCACCGAGAATTGCGAGTATCCTGTCTGTGACATCACCGGCGATAACAACCCGATGCGGGACCCCGAGGTAGCTCAGAAAGTCTCGGAAGCCCTCAAAGGTCACGAACCGACGGGTGGGAACATCAGACACAGCGATGAACTCGGCCATCTCGTCCGATCCGACTGGGAGTACGAAGTCGCGAAGGCGTTGCAGGATGCTGGCGTCGAATACGAGTACGAACCGGAGTTTGAGCTCTCCGAGTCAGTGTTCCATCCCGATTTCCTCATCGGCGACACTGTCGTGGAGGTCAAAGGCGTCGCCAAGCTGTGGGGACAGACCGAGAAGGTGAAGGAATTTCTGGAAACGTACGGTGAGGAGTACACGTTTGTCGTTGTTGGGGACGGCGAACTGCCACACCACGAACACTACGAGAGAGACGAATTCGAACCTGCTCTCGTGACCGACGGTGGACTGGAGTCCGTCGAAACGGTTACGATCCAAAATATCGAATACAGTCATCGTGGCAAGGCGTACAATATCAGCATGGAGGGGACGCCGAACTTCATGCTCGCCAATGGGATCTTGACCCACAACACCTCGGACGCTCAGTCAGCGCTTCGCCGGACGATGGAGCAGTTCTCGAACAACGTCCGGTTCATCCTCTCGTGTAACTACTCCAGTCAGATCATCGACCCGATCCAGTCCCGGTGTGCCGTCTTCCGGTTCTCGCCGCTCGCCGACGAGGCCGTCGAAGCACAGGTCCGTCAGATCGCCGGCGAGGAGGCCATCGACGTCACCGACGACGGGATCGAGGCCTTAGTCTACGTCGCCGGCGGTGACATGCGCAAGGCGATCAACGGCCTTCAGGCCGCCTCGATGTCGGGCGATACGGTCGACGAGGAAGCGGTCTTCGAGATCACCTCGACGGCCCGACCCGAGGACATCCACGAGATGGTCGACTTCGCCCTCGACGGCGACTTCACCGCCGCTCGCTCGCGTCTCGACACCCTGCTGACCGAGGAGGGGATCGCCGGCGGCGACATCATCGACCAGCTTCACCGCACCGTCTGGGAGTTCGACCTCTCCGATGCGGCGGCGGTCCGCGTCCTCGATCGCGTCGGCGAGGCCGACTACCGCATCACCGAGGGCGCGAGCGAACGGATCCAGCTCGAAGCACTGCTCGCATCGCTCGCACTCGACGGCCGGGAGTGA
- a CDS encoding sensor domain-containing protein has product MSALDIRSLSVSDDGLGIVFHPGPYKRLAYHALGFPLGVVSLLGVVIGVSLGLALSILLVGIVILAGTVMFVRGVASVERRLAVSLLDVTVESPPALATAPTTAPLAHVRNACTDEQTWRSCVFVLARFPVGLLQFSVAVTLTALSLALVTAPLHYDGLTILQFGPWWHLNSLSEALLAVPVGVLLWAFSLHVFDLLGAAMARVARWLLTPVK; this is encoded by the coding sequence ATGTCCGCCCTCGATATCAGGTCCCTCTCCGTCTCCGACGACGGTCTCGGTATCGTCTTCCACCCCGGGCCGTACAAACGGCTCGCGTATCACGCCCTGGGATTTCCGCTCGGTGTCGTCTCGCTTCTCGGCGTCGTGATCGGTGTCTCGCTCGGGCTCGCGCTTTCGATCCTGCTCGTCGGCATCGTGATCCTCGCCGGAACGGTCATGTTCGTCCGTGGTGTCGCGAGCGTCGAGCGCCGTCTGGCTGTCTCCCTCCTCGACGTGACGGTGGAGTCGCCGCCGGCGCTTGCCACGGCTCCGACGACAGCGCCGCTCGCCCACGTCCGAAATGCGTGCACCGACGAGCAGACGTGGCGGTCGTGTGTCTTCGTGCTGGCCCGCTTTCCGGTTGGCCTCCTCCAGTTTTCGGTCGCCGTGACGCTCACCGCGCTGTCGCTGGCGCTGGTGACTGCGCCGCTGCATTACGACGGGCTGACGATCCTGCAGTTCGGCCCGTGGTGGCACCTGAACTCGCTCTCGGAAGCGTTGCTCGCAGTTCCGGTCGGCGTGTTGCTCTGGGCGTTCTCGCTGCACGTCTTTGACCTGCTCGGGGCTGCCATGGCGCGCGTTGCGAGATGGTTGTTAACGCCCGTCAAATAG
- the alaS gene encoding alanine--tRNA ligase produces the protein MSDLEEEYRLEYFAERGFHRKECVECGDHFWTLDETRETCGEPPCDEYSFIDNPGFDEDFDLGEMREAFLSFFEERGHERIDPYPVAANRWREDVLLTQASIYDFQPLVTSGETPPPANPLAVSQPCIRMQDIDNVGVTGRHTMAFEMMAHHAFNAREDAEGEYAYEGEVYWKEETVAYAMELFEALGADPEEVTLIEDPWVGGGNAGPAFEVIYRGAELATLVFMQFEQDPDGDYEMKDGNTYSPMDTYIVDTGYGLERWTWVSQGTPTVYEAVYPEMIEFLTDNAGIDHTPDEEAIVHQAAKLAGRMDIDEAEDVEAARDDIAAEIGVETDRLRELVEPLESIYAIADHSRTLSYMLGDGIVPSNVGTGYLARMVLRRTKRLVDEVGVDAPMDELVDMQAERLGYENRDTIRDIVRTEVEKYRETLDRGHRRVEQLAEEYADSGEAIPTAELVELYDSHGIQAETVEEIAADRGVEVETPEDFYSLVAERHEDAESAGSDEETDAEERLAELPDTEKLYYDDQTRTEFEAVVLDVLEREDGYDVVLDQTMFYPEGGGQPADHGTLATDETTVDVTDVQIRNGVVLHRTDTDPGTGDFVRGQVDGGRRRRLMAHHTATHIVVHAAREVLGEHIRQAGAQKGTDSARIDVRHYQPVSREEVKEIERVANDIVTDNAAVTQEWPDRHEAEAEYGFDLYQGGIPAGEQIRLIHVEDDVQACGGTHVSRTGEVGAIKIRSTERIQDGVVRFTFSAGEAAIEASQETEDALYAAAAAFDVDPADVPETAERFFAEWKERGKEIEQLQAELAEVRASGGSAGEEVDLDGTTAVIQRVDGEMDELRATANAISEDGSVAVVGSGLDGAQFVVAAPEGTGVDAGAVVSDLAERVGGGGGGPPDFAQGGGPDGDALEPALEAAPDVLRQVASTSDT, from the coding sequence ATGAGCGATCTCGAGGAGGAATACCGGCTCGAGTACTTCGCGGAGCGCGGGTTCCATCGCAAGGAGTGTGTGGAGTGTGGGGATCACTTCTGGACGCTCGACGAGACGCGGGAGACCTGTGGCGAGCCTCCCTGTGACGAGTACAGCTTCATCGACAATCCGGGATTCGACGAGGACTTCGACCTCGGCGAGATGCGTGAGGCGTTCCTCTCGTTCTTCGAGGAGCGCGGTCACGAACGCATCGACCCCTATCCCGTCGCGGCCAACCGCTGGCGTGAGGACGTCCTGCTCACCCAGGCGTCGATCTACGACTTCCAGCCGCTGGTGACGAGCGGCGAGACCCCGCCGCCAGCCAATCCGCTGGCGGTCAGCCAGCCCTGTATCCGGATGCAGGACATCGACAACGTCGGCGTGACCGGGCGACACACGATGGCCTTCGAGATGATGGCCCACCACGCCTTTAACGCCCGCGAGGACGCCGAGGGCGAGTACGCCTACGAGGGCGAGGTCTACTGGAAGGAGGAGACCGTCGCTTACGCGATGGAGCTGTTCGAGGCACTCGGGGCCGACCCCGAAGAAGTCACGTTGATCGAGGACCCCTGGGTCGGCGGCGGCAACGCCGGGCCGGCCTTCGAGGTCATCTACCGTGGGGCCGAGCTGGCGACGCTCGTGTTCATGCAGTTCGAACAGGATCCCGACGGGGACTACGAGATGAAAGACGGCAACACCTACAGCCCGATGGACACCTACATCGTCGACACGGGCTACGGGCTCGAGCGCTGGACGTGGGTCTCCCAGGGCACACCCACGGTCTACGAGGCCGTCTACCCCGAGATGATCGAGTTCCTGACGGACAACGCGGGGATCGATCATACTCCCGACGAGGAGGCGATCGTCCACCAGGCCGCGAAACTCGCCGGTCGGATGGACATCGACGAGGCCGAGGACGTCGAGGCGGCCCGTGACGACATCGCCGCGGAGATCGGCGTCGAGACCGACCGACTCCGCGAGTTGGTCGAACCCCTCGAATCCATCTACGCCATCGCCGATCACTCCCGGACGCTCTCGTACATGCTCGGGGACGGGATCGTCCCGAGCAACGTCGGGACGGGCTATCTCGCGCGGATGGTCCTCCGGCGGACGAAACGCCTGGTCGACGAGGTCGGCGTCGACGCGCCGATGGACGAACTCGTCGACATGCAGGCCGAGCGCTTGGGTTACGAGAACCGCGACACGATCCGGGACATCGTCCGCACCGAGGTAGAGAAGTACCGCGAGACCCTCGACCGTGGGCATCGACGCGTCGAGCAGCTGGCCGAGGAGTACGCAGACAGCGGCGAGGCGATCCCCACCGCGGAACTCGTCGAACTCTACGACAGCCACGGCATCCAGGCCGAGACGGTCGAGGAGATCGCCGCCGACCGCGGCGTCGAGGTCGAGACGCCGGAGGACTTCTACTCGCTGGTCGCCGAGCGCCACGAGGACGCCGAGAGCGCCGGCTCGGACGAGGAGACCGACGCCGAGGAGCGACTCGCCGAGCTCCCCGACACCGAGAAACTCTACTACGACGACCAGACTCGCACCGAGTTCGAGGCGGTCGTCCTCGACGTCCTCGAGCGCGAGGACGGTTACGACGTGGTGCTCGATCAGACGATGTTCTACCCGGAAGGTGGCGGCCAGCCCGCGGATCACGGCACGCTCGCCACGGACGAGACGACGGTCGACGTGACCGACGTCCAGATCCGGAACGGCGTCGTCCTCCACCGGACCGACACCGATCCGGGGACCGGAGACTTCGTTCGCGGACAGGTCGACGGCGGGCGGCGACGGCGACTCATGGCCCACCACACCGCGACCCACATCGTCGTCCACGCCGCCCGAGAGGTCCTGGGCGAGCACATCCGCCAGGCCGGTGCACAGAAGGGGACTGATTCGGCACGGATCGACGTCCGCCACTACCAGCCAGTGTCCCGCGAGGAGGTCAAGGAGATCGAACGCGTGGCAAACGACATCGTCACCGACAACGCCGCCGTCACCCAGGAGTGGCCAGACCGTCACGAGGCCGAGGCCGAGTACGGCTTCGACCTCTATCAGGGCGGGATCCCGGCCGGCGAGCAGATCCGGCTCATCCACGTCGAAGACGACGTCCAGGCCTGCGGTGGGACTCACGTCTCGCGAACGGGTGAAGTCGGGGCGATCAAGATTCGCTCGACCGAGCGCATTCAGGACGGCGTCGTCCGGTTCACCTTCTCGGCCGGCGAGGCAGCCATCGAGGCGAGCCAGGAGACCGAAGACGCCCTCTATGCGGCGGCCGCGGCCTTCGACGTCGACCCGGCGGACGTCCCGGAGACGGCCGAGCGCTTCTTCGCCGAGTGGAAGGAACGCGGCAAGGAGATCGAGCAACTCCAGGCGGAACTCGCCGAAGTGCGCGCCTCGGGCGGGAGTGCGGGCGAAGAAGTCGACCTCGACGGGACGACAGCCGTGATTCAGCGGGTCGACGGCGAGATGGACGAGTTGCGGGCGACCGCCAACGCCATTTCCGAGGACGGGTCGGTCGCCGTCGTCGGCTCCGGGCTCGACGGCGCGCAGTTCGTCGTGGCGGCACCCGAGGGCACCGGTGTCGACGCCGGTGCAGTCGTGAGCGACCTCGCCGAACGCGTCGGCGGTGGGGGCGGCGGCCCGCCGGACTTCGCCCAGGGTGGCGGCCCGGACGGAGACGCCCTCGAGCCGGCCCTCGAAGCGGCTCCCGACGTGTTGCGGCAGGTCGCGAGTACCTCGGACACCTGA
- a CDS encoding GNAT family N-acetyltransferase — translation MAIRRARATDLVDVLNVLDGADLATDHDRVQTAIERGDVFVAVPDEGQDDSPVVGALVLDGDEIANIAVRRRRRDLGIGTALVERAMRDRDRLVAEFDAGVEPFYESLGFDVKREDDARYRGVWLSSDSR, via the coding sequence ATGGCGATTCGCAGAGCGCGGGCTACCGATCTCGTCGACGTGTTGAACGTCCTCGACGGGGCCGATCTGGCGACCGACCACGATCGGGTCCAGACGGCTATCGAGCGGGGGGACGTCTTCGTCGCTGTGCCGGACGAGGGGCAGGACGATTCGCCTGTCGTCGGTGCGCTGGTGCTCGACGGTGACGAGATCGCGAACATCGCGGTACGTCGACGACGCCGGGATCTAGGGATCGGGACCGCGCTCGTCGAGCGAGCGATGCGAGACCGTGATCGACTCGTCGCCGAATTCGACGCAGGCGTAGAGCCGTTTTACGAATCGCTGGGGTTCGACGTCAAGAGAGAGGATGACGCTCGGTATCGTGGTGTGTGGCTGTCGAGTGACAGTCGGTAG
- the samp2 gene encoding ubiquitin-like small modifier protein SAMP2 — protein sequence MEVTVELVGEATRELDVEPGATYGELLADFDVSPHEVSVLVDDRPVPEDQPVDAEHVRVVRLIKGG from the coding sequence ATGGAGGTCACGGTAGAGTTAGTCGGCGAGGCCACGCGCGAACTCGACGTCGAGCCCGGGGCGACCTACGGCGAGTTGCTCGCGGACTTCGACGTGAGCCCACACGAGGTGTCGGTACTCGTCGACGACCGGCCAGTCCCAGAGGACCAGCCAGTCGACGCCGAACACGTCCGCGTCGTCCGGCTCATCAAGGGTGGCTGA
- the tnpC gene encoding IS66 family transposase, translated as MGSLNRDNLTKEELFSRFLQLEQRVEEVEQENAQLREKLQEKDERIEELETRLRKYENPHTPPSKRRSGTDESPTSQDDEDDDLRTDGGTPGRKDGHDPEWRSTADPDEEIEVTCDRCPECGDHFDESVGVSPRLVEEIPDPQPPEITRYNRHYYQCDSCGTETVAAHPDCPDEGQFGVNVIAQSALSRYDHRLPYRKIADRFEQLHGLELSGASAWHATERAARAGRCEYEQIRQEILDADVVHIDETGIKRDGEQAWIWTFQTVQHTLYAVRESRGSDVPAEVLGEDFAGTVVCDGWTAYPAFSSNLQRCWAHILREAEDAAEKQAEGEPIYQALRQVYVALQARLESDPSPRERANLQRVARRELESLIDRSVPDGPVATLLGKIEGGLDHWLTFVGEPAVSPTNNAAENALREPVVLRKIIGTLRNERGMFVHETVLSLLATWRQQGRNPYEELRRVVSNNEMISRAHAVPAVETSG; from the coding sequence GTGGGATCTTTGAACAGAGATAATCTCACCAAAGAGGAGTTGTTCTCCCGGTTTTTACAACTTGAACAACGAGTCGAAGAGGTTGAACAAGAGAACGCACAGCTTCGAGAGAAGTTACAAGAGAAAGACGAGCGGATCGAAGAACTCGAAACACGTCTTCGCAAATACGAGAATCCGCACACTCCACCCAGCAAGCGACGGTCGGGGACCGACGAGTCCCCGACCTCGCAAGATGACGAAGACGACGATCTCCGAACTGACGGTGGCACTCCCGGTCGGAAAGACGGTCACGATCCGGAGTGGCGTTCTACAGCTGATCCCGACGAAGAAATCGAAGTCACCTGTGACCGTTGTCCCGAGTGTGGCGACCACTTCGACGAGTCGGTGGGCGTCAGCCCCCGACTCGTCGAGGAGATCCCTGATCCGCAGCCCCCAGAGATCACCCGGTACAACCGCCACTACTACCAGTGCGATTCCTGTGGAACAGAGACAGTTGCGGCTCACCCCGACTGCCCCGATGAGGGGCAGTTCGGGGTGAACGTCATCGCTCAATCAGCTCTGTCACGGTACGATCACCGCCTTCCTTACCGGAAGATCGCTGATCGCTTCGAGCAACTACACGGACTCGAACTCTCGGGTGCATCCGCGTGGCACGCGACCGAGCGCGCTGCACGCGCCGGTCGCTGTGAGTACGAGCAGATCCGTCAAGAGATTCTGGATGCTGACGTGGTTCACATCGACGAGACAGGCATCAAACGCGACGGTGAACAGGCATGGATTTGGACGTTTCAGACCGTCCAACATACGTTGTACGCGGTCAGGGAGAGTCGTGGAAGTGATGTTCCCGCGGAAGTCCTCGGCGAGGACTTCGCGGGAACGGTGGTCTGTGACGGGTGGACGGCGTACCCAGCTTTCAGCAGCAACCTCCAGCGGTGCTGGGCGCACATTCTTCGAGAGGCTGAAGACGCCGCGGAAAAGCAGGCGGAAGGTGAACCGATCTACCAGGCTCTCAGACAGGTATACGTCGCTCTCCAGGCCCGGCTGGAGAGCGACCCAAGTCCTCGTGAGAGAGCAAACCTCCAGCGTGTGGCGCGAAGAGAGCTTGAATCGCTGATTGACCGGTCAGTACCCGACGGACCAGTGGCAACACTGCTCGGGAAGATCGAAGGAGGTCTCGACCACTGGCTCACCTTCGTCGGTGAGCCAGCGGTCTCTCCGACAAACAATGCCGCAGAGAACGCGCTTCGGGAGCCAGTAGTTCTCCGGAAAATCATCGGAACGCTCCGTAATGAACGAGGAATGTTCGTTCACGAGACGGTCTTGTCCCTGCTGGCGACGTGGCGCCAGCAGGGACGCAATCCATACGAAGAGCTTCGTCGAGTCGTCAGCAACAATGAAATGATCTCACGGGCTCACGCTGTGCCGGCTGTCGAGACCTCGGGGTAA